In a genomic window of uncultured Sphaerochaeta sp.:
- a CDS encoding UPF0280 family protein gives MYEKRTYRQHMGAGRFTSISLSIQESDLWIGWTGSVDQGKLARTATDLVRKLRLELLGHPDPRFLTSLVPLARHEYPSDLANVMHRASLRAGTGPMAAVAGAIAQVVGKTLKQKFSLEEIVVENGGDLYLDVLKPIPIRLFAPTSAFSGKLSVVVPPSECPLGVCTSSARIGHSHSFGRADAVLVAATDAAFADAWATAGCNQVQTKSDAARVCTELSSQEGILSVLVVFEDTLAIGGRLEVCTHDEQNTVP, from the coding sequence ATGTACGAGAAGCGAACCTACCGACAGCATATGGGCGCAGGTCGCTTCACGAGCATCTCCCTTTCCATACAGGAGAGTGACCTGTGGATCGGATGGACCGGATCGGTTGACCAGGGCAAACTGGCAAGAACAGCGACAGATCTGGTACGCAAATTGCGCCTTGAACTGCTTGGTCACCCTGATCCCCGCTTTCTGACCAGCTTGGTGCCGCTTGCAAGGCATGAGTATCCAAGTGATCTGGCCAATGTCATGCATCGTGCTTCCCTGCGTGCCGGCACCGGGCCCATGGCCGCCGTTGCCGGAGCGATTGCCCAAGTGGTGGGAAAGACATTGAAACAGAAGTTCTCACTCGAAGAGATTGTTGTGGAGAATGGTGGGGATCTCTATCTTGATGTCCTCAAACCCATCCCGATAAGGCTATTTGCACCTACAAGTGCGTTTTCAGGAAAGCTTTCGGTAGTGGTACCCCCCTCTGAGTGTCCCCTGGGAGTATGTACTTCCTCAGCGAGGATCGGCCATTCGCACAGCTTCGGCAGAGCCGATGCCGTGCTGGTGGCGGCAACGGATGCAGCGTTTGCCGACGCCTGGGCTACCGCAGGTTGCAATCAGGTACAGACAAAAAGTGATGCTGCGCGCGTCTGTACAGAGCTCTCATCCCAGGAGGGGATCCTTTCCGTCCTGGTTGTCTTTGAAGATACATTGGCCATCGGTGGCCGGCTGGAGGTTTGCACCCACGATGAACAGAACACAGTACCTTGA
- a CDS encoding NIL domain-containing protein produces MRRRYALRFSPSLVEQPIVSKLARTYDVDINILNADVASGRGGKLIVELVGTDENLDRSVRYLSEVGVLVSEMVKELLFRQEACIHCGACTAVCAPRALSMDSTARLVFDVSLCVVCGLCTQACPLRLFEVSHEREA; encoded by the coding sequence ATGAGACGCCGATATGCACTTCGTTTCTCCCCCTCCCTGGTGGAGCAGCCGATCGTCAGCAAGCTAGCCCGTACCTATGATGTGGACATCAACATTCTCAATGCAGATGTGGCCAGTGGAAGAGGCGGCAAACTCATTGTTGAGTTGGTGGGAACCGACGAGAATCTTGACCGGAGCGTACGCTACCTCTCCGAGGTGGGAGTCCTTGTCTCCGAGATGGTCAAGGAGTTGCTCTTCAGGCAGGAAGCATGCATCCACTGCGGAGCCTGTACTGCGGTATGTGCTCCCAGGGCTCTCTCGATGGACAGTACGGCAAGACTTGTCTTTGATGTCTCGCTGTGCGTAGTCTGCGGCCTTTGTACCCAAGCCTGTCCCCTTCGCCTGTTTGAGGTCTCGCACGAGCGGGAGGCCTGA
- a CDS encoding homocysteine biosynthesis protein, whose translation MAKTIAQINEKIKAGSVVVVSAEAFSRMAKETPISTLSEEVDIVTTATFGPMCSSGAIINFGHWSPGIRMEEISLNGVNAYEGLAAVDTYIGATAESKFDPTYGGANVIEDLIAGKDVRLHARGKGTDCYPTKEIDTWINKDTVNEFYLFNPRNAYQNYAAATNSTNRIKYTYMGSLLPRMGNITYSTSGELSPLLNDPFLRTIGLGTRIFLGGGEGFVVWNGTQFNTRRERNSMGIPKLPGATLAVLGDARQMSTEFIRSAYYEKYGVSMFVGIGIPIPVLDERMAQSLAISNDQIETTILDYGQENHPSVGTVTYAQLASGSVTLADGKQIKTAPLSSLAKAREIADILADRIRNRQFFLTEPVSMFPKDSFVKPLVHREGGAQ comes from the coding sequence ATGGCAAAGACGATTGCCCAGATCAACGAGAAAATCAAGGCCGGAAGCGTCGTGGTGGTAAGCGCCGAGGCCTTCTCAAGAATGGCCAAGGAAACGCCGATTTCCACCCTCAGTGAGGAAGTGGACATTGTCACCACCGCCACCTTCGGGCCCATGTGCTCTTCCGGTGCCATCATCAACTTCGGGCACTGGTCACCGGGCATCAGGATGGAGGAGATCAGCCTCAACGGGGTGAATGCCTACGAGGGTCTGGCTGCGGTGGACACCTACATCGGAGCGACGGCCGAATCGAAATTCGATCCCACCTATGGGGGGGCGAATGTCATCGAGGACCTCATCGCAGGCAAGGATGTCCGTCTTCATGCCCGGGGAAAGGGGACCGATTGTTATCCGACCAAGGAAATCGACACGTGGATCAACAAGGATACGGTCAACGAGTTCTATCTCTTCAATCCCCGCAACGCCTATCAGAACTATGCCGCGGCAACCAACAGCACAAACCGCATCAAATACACCTATATGGGCAGCCTTCTGCCTCGCATGGGCAACATCACCTATTCAACCAGCGGAGAGCTGAGTCCCCTGCTCAATGATCCCTTCCTACGGACCATCGGTTTGGGAACGAGGATCTTCCTCGGTGGCGGGGAGGGGTTCGTCGTGTGGAACGGAACCCAGTTCAACACCCGTCGCGAGCGCAACAGCATGGGAATACCCAAGCTTCCTGGTGCCACCTTGGCGGTCCTTGGCGATGCACGCCAGATGTCCACAGAGTTCATTCGTTCCGCCTACTATGAGAAATACGGTGTCTCGATGTTTGTAGGCATCGGCATTCCCATTCCCGTCCTGGATGAACGGATGGCCCAAAGCCTTGCCATCAGCAACGACCAGATTGAGACCACCATCCTTGATTACGGCCAGGAGAACCATCCCTCCGTGGGAACAGTCACCTACGCACAGCTTGCCAGCGGGTCTGTCACCCTTGCCGACGGAAAGCAAATCAAGACGGCTCCGCTCTCATCCTTGGCAAAGGCACGTGAGATTGCGGATATCCTTGCCGATAGGATCAGGAACAGGCAATTCTTCCTGACCGAACCGGTGTCCATGTTCCCCAAGGACAGCTTTGTCAAACCCCTGGTTCACCGCGAAGGAGGTGCACAATGA
- a CDS encoding NGG1p interacting factor NIF3 yields the protein MYVLVFYVPQSHLESVKEAVFSTGAGTMGKYANCCFQTKGMGQFMPLSGSSPFLGAEGMLAQEEEWRVELVVDEENAALAVQALLDAHPYEVPAYHLIPVLTLEGVEYNE from the coding sequence ATGTATGTGTTGGTCTTCTATGTACCCCAGTCCCATCTTGAGTCAGTGAAAGAGGCTGTCTTCTCCACAGGGGCAGGAACGATGGGCAAGTATGCCAATTGTTGCTTCCAGACCAAAGGCATGGGGCAATTCATGCCACTTTCCGGCAGTTCTCCATTCTTGGGGGCGGAAGGCATGCTTGCACAAGAAGAGGAGTGGCGGGTAGAATTGGTGGTCGACGAAGAGAACGCCGCATTGGCTGTACAAGCTCTGCTCGACGCTCATCCGTATGAGGTCCCTGCCTATCATCTGATCCCAGTCTTGACCCTTGAGGGGGTCGAGTACAACGAATAG
- the pth gene encoding aminoacyl-tRNA hydrolase has protein sequence MVKLMVFLGNPGREYARTRHNVAWMVCDHLHPNLSWSVKFHAQLASEATVRLLKPQTYMNESGKSVRAALDFYNLEPTEILVIHDDLELPYGTLRLQAGGGLQGHNGLKSIKQHAGSDQFLRLRIGIGRPKHGSVASYVLERFTAEEEVSLPLVLDLASTMLLGDFSTLPVTNTLV, from the coding sequence ATGGTAAAACTAATGGTATTCCTGGGCAACCCCGGAAGGGAGTATGCCAGAACCCGGCACAACGTTGCCTGGATGGTCTGTGACCATCTCCATCCAAACCTCTCCTGGTCTGTGAAATTCCACGCACAGCTGGCAAGCGAGGCAACTGTCCGCCTGCTCAAACCCCAGACCTATATGAATGAGAGCGGAAAATCCGTCCGTGCCGCCTTGGATTTCTACAATCTGGAACCCACCGAGATTCTGGTTATCCATGATGACCTTGAACTGCCGTACGGTACGCTCAGGCTGCAGGCAGGGGGAGGACTGCAGGGGCACAATGGATTGAAGTCGATCAAGCAGCACGCCGGCAGCGACCAGTTTCTCCGTCTGAGAATAGGAATCGGGAGACCAAAACACGGGTCGGTAGCATCCTATGTGCTTGAGCGGTTTACCGCCGAGGAAGAAGTCTCCCTTCCTTTGGTGCTCGACCTTGCCTCAACAATGCTCCTTGGCGATTTTTCAACTCTTCCAGTTACAAATACATTAGTCTAA
- a CDS encoding alpha-amylase family glycosyl hydrolase, whose amino-acid sequence MDFFPALFASDSDLGTLHKQATELAHIYNSKVKAKGGNDWVSSGKLHATAVLHQLYQSVLSRYLSDNEPDFFTRLTALINKNHAAQEVLAFYMKEFPSPLLIEQSLPLEFFYEESLRGYFIHQVMMENPALTKAAKPFIAPEGLSFPKAAQAMTALMGGASAGVRASDEDIFSFLTRPAKLYPESLLDQISYILEAWADLIPQDLKTLLLRAVDFVQEEDKPHFPSVGGSAPEMVVPDYSIFDQEYEAFTADRNWMPNVIMMAKSTLVWLDQLTKEYGYPIDTLDKVPDKELETLAERGFTALWLIGLWERSSASKKIKNLCGNPDAEASAYSLKNYEIAQAIGGWAALDNLRQRCARCGIRLASDMVPNHCGIDGDWVFDHSEYFVQQSFPPFPSYTYDGPNLSPNPDIEIKLEDHYYDRSDAAVTFRRRDLRNGNTSYIFHGNDGTSMPWNDTAQLDFLNPATREAVYQQIKHVASNFPIIRFDAAMTLAKKHIQRLWYPKPGHGGDIAGRAQYGMDELEFNQRIPQEFWREVVDRINEELPDTLLLAEAFWMMEGYFVRTLGMHRVYNSAFMNMLKNQENQKYRETIKNTIGFEPEILKRFVNFMNNPDEDTAIAQFGDGDKYFGICTLLATMPGLPMFGHGQIEGYREKYGMEYRRAYWDEKPNQGLVDQHYKRIFPLLKKRYLFSGVDFFQLFDLYRDGTVQQSAFCYVNGTETERVLILYNNQYEEVSGWIKTSSPKLQKNGDEKRTATTSLAEALGLTLGGRRYVIYDSFSEGLTYMKPSIRVFDEGFNLHLNGFETKVYLNIREVEDVDGTYLALYEQMGEEGVANFEQEILALRLKPVYKAMESFHSEQFFKQIRQILTGEATSRTERKLILTLAEAYTHLGAVVENLHPAAQKSLPALPREVNPALMLNEVKRWSTLFSSPKTRFFLHGSAIMDELEAVVAASFFLKPFLGEACTIEQAMRVSDKLLLSRFFSKELCEVGFVNDLSRKACHSAAILASAAHQVEDSLEDPKKILAILLEDKSLRLYAQVNEYQGTTWYTKEAMQEIIYLSALSLGVIKGMTNVDHYVNVLLEAELDAGYKLDRLLS is encoded by the coding sequence ATGGATTTTTTTCCAGCGTTGTTTGCTTCGGATTCCGATCTGGGTACACTGCACAAGCAGGCTACTGAACTTGCCCACATCTACAACTCCAAGGTCAAGGCAAAAGGGGGCAACGATTGGGTGTCATCGGGAAAGCTGCATGCCACTGCCGTCCTGCACCAACTCTACCAAAGCGTACTCTCCCGTTACCTCTCCGACAACGAGCCTGATTTCTTCACACGCCTCACAGCCTTGATCAACAAGAACCATGCGGCCCAAGAGGTTCTGGCATTCTATATGAAAGAGTTCCCCTCTCCCTTGCTGATCGAGCAATCATTGCCTCTGGAATTCTTTTATGAAGAGTCCCTGCGTGGCTACTTCATCCATCAGGTCATGATGGAAAATCCTGCTCTCACCAAAGCGGCAAAACCTTTCATCGCTCCCGAAGGGCTCTCCTTCCCCAAAGCAGCCCAAGCAATGACCGCCCTGATGGGGGGAGCATCTGCAGGAGTGCGAGCCAGCGACGAGGATATCTTCTCCTTCCTCACCCGCCCGGCCAAGCTCTATCCGGAATCCTTGCTGGACCAGATCTCCTATATCCTGGAGGCTTGGGCGGATTTGATCCCCCAGGACCTGAAGACACTCCTGCTCAGGGCTGTCGACTTTGTCCAGGAAGAGGACAAGCCTCATTTCCCCTCAGTCGGGGGATCTGCCCCTGAGATGGTGGTTCCTGACTACAGCATTTTCGACCAAGAGTATGAGGCCTTCACCGCCGACAGGAATTGGATGCCCAATGTCATCATGATGGCGAAATCGACCTTGGTGTGGCTTGACCAGCTGACCAAGGAGTACGGCTATCCGATCGATACCTTGGACAAGGTACCCGACAAGGAGCTTGAGACCCTTGCAGAGCGCGGATTCACCGCCTTGTGGCTGATCGGGCTTTGGGAACGCAGCAGTGCAAGCAAGAAGATCAAGAACCTGTGCGGCAATCCCGATGCCGAGGCATCGGCCTACTCGCTGAAAAACTATGAGATAGCCCAGGCAATAGGTGGCTGGGCGGCATTGGACAACCTGCGCCAACGTTGCGCCCGCTGCGGCATCCGACTTGCCAGCGACATGGTTCCCAACCACTGCGGAATCGACGGAGACTGGGTCTTTGACCACAGCGAATATTTCGTCCAGCAAAGTTTCCCCCCCTTCCCCTCCTATACGTATGATGGGCCGAATCTCTCTCCCAATCCTGACATCGAGATCAAGCTCGAAGACCACTACTATGACCGAAGCGATGCGGCGGTCACCTTCCGTCGCAGGGATCTGAGGAACGGGAACACCTCCTATATTTTCCATGGCAACGATGGTACTTCGATGCCCTGGAACGATACTGCGCAGCTGGATTTCCTCAACCCAGCCACACGGGAGGCTGTCTATCAGCAGATCAAGCATGTTGCTTCCAACTTTCCCATCATCCGTTTCGATGCTGCAATGACCTTGGCAAAGAAGCATATCCAGCGGCTCTGGTATCCCAAGCCGGGACATGGCGGAGATATTGCCGGACGCGCCCAATACGGGATGGATGAGCTCGAATTCAACCAAAGGATCCCCCAGGAGTTCTGGAGAGAGGTGGTCGACAGGATCAATGAGGAACTTCCCGACACCCTGCTGCTTGCCGAAGCTTTCTGGATGATGGAAGGCTACTTTGTCCGGACATTGGGTATGCACCGTGTCTACAACAGTGCCTTCATGAACATGCTCAAGAACCAGGAAAACCAGAAGTACCGCGAGACAATCAAAAACACCATCGGTTTCGAGCCTGAGATTCTCAAGCGCTTCGTGAACTTCATGAACAACCCTGACGAGGATACAGCCATCGCCCAGTTTGGTGACGGGGACAAGTATTTCGGCATCTGCACCCTCCTGGCCACCATGCCCGGCCTTCCGATGTTCGGCCATGGACAGATCGAAGGGTATCGCGAGAAGTACGGCATGGAGTATCGAAGGGCCTATTGGGATGAGAAACCCAACCAAGGTCTTGTCGACCAGCACTACAAGAGAATTTTCCCGCTCCTGAAAAAGCGCTACCTGTTCAGCGGTGTCGATTTTTTCCAGCTCTTCGACCTCTATCGGGACGGTACAGTGCAGCAGTCTGCCTTCTGCTATGTAAACGGTACCGAAACAGAACGCGTCCTCATCCTGTACAACAACCAGTATGAGGAAGTCAGCGGGTGGATCAAGACGTCTTCGCCCAAGCTGCAGAAGAATGGGGATGAGAAGCGAACTGCAACCACCAGCCTTGCCGAAGCACTGGGTTTGACCCTGGGGGGAAGACGCTATGTGATCTACGACTCCTTCTCTGAAGGCCTGACCTACATGAAACCTTCCATCAGGGTTTTTGACGAGGGATTCAACCTGCATCTGAATGGGTTTGAGACCAAGGTGTACCTCAATATCCGTGAGGTCGAGGATGTCGACGGAACCTATTTGGCCTTGTATGAGCAGATGGGTGAAGAGGGTGTTGCAAACTTCGAGCAGGAGATTCTTGCCCTGCGGCTCAAGCCGGTGTACAAGGCGATGGAGAGCTTCCACTCCGAACAGTTCTTCAAGCAGATCCGCCAGATTCTCACCGGGGAAGCGACCAGCAGAACCGAACGCAAGCTCATCCTCACCCTTGCAGAAGCCTATACCCATCTTGGGGCAGTGGTGGAGAATCTCCATCCGGCAGCCCAAAAATCCCTACCGGCTTTGCCGAGAGAAGTCAATCCCGCCCTCATGCTCAATGAGGTGAAACGATGGAGCACGCTCTTCAGTTCACCGAAGACGCGATTCTTCCTACACGGCTCAGCCATCATGGATGAGCTTGAGGCGGTGGTGGCTGCTTCCTTCTTCCTCAAACCCTTCCTGGGAGAGGCTTGTACGATTGAGCAAGCCATGAGAGTCAGTGACAAGTTGCTGCTCTCCCGCTTCTTCAGCAAGGAACTGTGCGAAGTGGGCTTTGTAAACGACCTATCCAGAAAGGCTTGCCACAGTGCTGCCATCCTCGCAAGCGCCGCCCATCAGGTGGAGGACTCCCTGGAGGACCCCAAGAAGATACTTGCCATCCTTCTGGAGGACAAGAGCCTTCGCTTGTATGCCCAGGTGAACGAGTACCAGGGCACCACCTGGTACACGAAGGAGGCAATGCAGGAGATCATCTATCTCTCAGCGCTTTCGCTTGGGGTGATCAAGGGAATGACCAACGTGGATCACTACGTGAACGTCCTGCTTGAGGCTGAGCTGGATGCCGGCTATAAGCTTGACCGTCTCCTGAGCTAA
- a CDS encoding cation:dicarboxylase symporter family transporter, with protein sequence MKTWISYLAATALGLAATLLFGESGIFQQLMYTITALLVQLGGFVLIPLVFFGFSSGIASLRKDNKGGVFARTTILWSLLTTVFLVAASALVFRFFPSNFPASTSAGTDASVLSMVAPQSLSTLFESMLPINPFYTLANAESFLLPVLIIALVFGYFLKPNVEVIRPAYVTMNSLSETMFRLARAFSTTGHFFVFFASSYFFSHLQSEGTIFVAELFLLMLLGATLIVLLGLLPLLFALVTAFKINPYKVLYRMLAPASAALFTGSIFFSSPMTISLSRHNLGCQKRVSATAVPLYTLIGRGGSAMIATLSILSLLYAATGSMPADKVILFVALASALFSFASPLYLGYEVFFISIIALQFLKIDLYGAQMTLVAMMPILNGLGILIDSYIAAFGATYTCHRMGVLIESSYSDVL encoded by the coding sequence ATGAAGACGTGGATAAGTTATCTGGCTGCAACTGCCCTCGGCCTCGCTGCAACCCTGTTGTTTGGAGAATCGGGTATATTTCAGCAACTGATGTATACGATCACCGCCCTGCTGGTCCAGCTCGGTGGGTTCGTGTTGATTCCGTTGGTCTTCTTTGGCTTCTCCTCGGGAATTGCTTCCTTGCGCAAGGACAACAAGGGAGGGGTCTTCGCGAGGACGACCATCCTCTGGAGCCTGCTCACCACCGTCTTTCTGGTAGCCGCGTCAGCACTCGTCTTTCGTTTCTTCCCTTCCAACTTCCCCGCCAGCACCTCCGCCGGCACTGACGCCTCAGTGCTCTCCATGGTTGCCCCCCAATCGCTTTCCACACTCTTTGAATCAATGCTTCCCATCAATCCCTTCTACACGTTGGCAAATGCGGAGAGTTTCTTGCTCCCCGTGCTGATCATCGCCTTGGTCTTCGGCTACTTTCTCAAGCCGAATGTAGAGGTCATCAGACCCGCCTACGTAACCATGAACTCCCTGAGTGAGACAATGTTCAGACTAGCCCGTGCTTTCAGCACCACCGGCCATTTCTTTGTCTTCTTCGCTTCGTCGTATTTTTTCAGCCATCTGCAGTCTGAAGGCACCATCTTTGTAGCTGAGCTTTTCCTGCTTATGCTCCTCGGAGCAACACTCATTGTTCTTTTGGGCCTGCTTCCCTTGCTCTTTGCCCTTGTCACCGCGTTCAAGATCAACCCATACAAGGTGCTCTATCGCATGCTCGCCCCTGCAAGTGCCGCCCTGTTCACCGGAAGCATCTTCTTCTCCAGCCCAATGACCATTTCCCTCTCCCGCCATAACCTTGGCTGTCAGAAACGGGTCAGCGCAACTGCAGTACCGCTCTACACCCTCATCGGCCGCGGGGGCTCGGCCATGATCGCCACACTGAGCATCCTCAGCCTGCTGTATGCTGCCACGGGCAGTATGCCTGCCGATAAGGTGATTCTCTTTGTTGCACTTGCCAGTGCGCTTTTCTCCTTTGCAAGTCCGCTTTATCTCGGCTATGAGGTCTTTTTCATCTCCATCATCGCCCTGCAGTTCCTCAAGATTGACCTCTACGGGGCGCAGATGACCCTTGTTGCCATGATGCCGATCCTCAACGGACTGGGCATCCTCATCGACTCCTATATAGCTGCCTTCGGAGCAACCTACACCTGCCACAGGATGGGCGTACTCATCGAAAGTTCCTATTCGGATGTCTTGTAA
- a CDS encoding aldo/keto reductase, translated as MQYMEFGRTGHRSSRVLFGAAALWDVSQKEADNALGLLLDHGVNHIDTARSYGDAELRVGPWMKTHRSDFFLASKTGARTKAEALEELKQSLTRLKTDHLDLWQLHFLVDSDEWETAMGEGGALEAVTEAKKQGLVRYAGVTGHGIDAPKAHLKSLGVYDFDSVLFPYNYPMLQQPSYKKDVQALLDLCKQRNVAAQTIKSLARGEWGTKEKVYTTWYDALGEEKTIQMAVHYVLSHEQLFLNSSGDLSLLGHILKAADRDIQAPDELAMQALVEKEGMKPLFV; from the coding sequence ATGCAGTACATGGAGTTCGGAAGGACTGGTCATCGTTCAAGCAGGGTGCTTTTCGGAGCAGCGGCACTGTGGGATGTAAGCCAAAAGGAAGCTGACAACGCTCTTGGCCTGTTGCTCGACCATGGCGTCAACCACATCGACACCGCACGGAGCTATGGGGATGCGGAACTGCGGGTCGGGCCGTGGATGAAAACGCATCGGTCAGACTTCTTTCTGGCTTCAAAGACCGGGGCACGGACCAAGGCGGAAGCTTTGGAGGAGCTCAAGCAAAGTCTGACACGACTGAAAACCGACCACCTGGACCTGTGGCAACTGCACTTTCTTGTCGATTCGGATGAGTGGGAGACGGCCATGGGAGAAGGAGGAGCTCTTGAAGCGGTCACAGAGGCGAAGAAGCAGGGCTTGGTTCGCTACGCAGGGGTTACCGGTCATGGAATCGATGCACCCAAAGCGCATCTGAAAAGCCTTGGTGTCTATGATTTCGATTCGGTGCTCTTTCCCTACAACTATCCGATGCTTCAGCAGCCTTCCTACAAGAAGGATGTCCAGGCTTTGCTCGATTTGTGCAAGCAGCGCAACGTAGCAGCACAAACCATCAAGAGCCTTGCCCGCGGGGAGTGGGGCACCAAGGAGAAGGTATACACCACCTGGTATGATGCCCTGGGAGAAGAGAAGACCATCCAGATGGCTGTGCACTATGTGCTATCCCATGAGCAACTGTTCCTCAACAGCAGCGGGGACCTGAGCTTGCTCGGCCATATTCTCAAGGCAGCGGATAGGGACATCCAGGCACCGGATGAGCTGGCGATGCAGGCGCTGGTTGAAAAAGAAGGGATGAAACCCCTGTTTGTCTGA
- the gpmI gene encoding 2,3-bisphosphoglycerate-independent phosphoglycerate mutase — MVEALKKMGKISRKGPVVLVIMDGVGFGKYKDGDAVASALTGNLNKLYKSNPWTKLKAHGLAVGLPSDDDMGNSEVGHNAMGCGRVFSQGAKLVVNSIESKAMFAGETWKKLINNAKTNKSSLHFIGLLSDGNVHSHVDNLKAMIVQAKAEGVSSVRVHALLDGRDVGEVSALEYFDPFEEFLASLNDATFDAKIASGGGRMVITMDRYNANWNMVRKGWETHVLGEGRQFDSAHQAIEQLRKETKAIDQDLPPFVIAKDGKPVGTIEDGDSVILFNFRGDRALEITKAFEAEELTEFDRKRRPKVEYAGMMEYDGDLHVPAQFLVTPPAIDKTIAEYLCASKVKQFSISETQKFGHVTYFFNGNKSGKFDAKLEEYVEIPSDIVPFEERPWMKCAEIADRVIKEVESGKWDFIKLNFPNGDMVGHTGIFQAVVCSMEGLDLQIGRIHKAVMEAGGVMVITADHGNADDMFEHGKDGSVQYKENGDPKAKTSHSLNPVPCIICDSNYQGEYSTELKTGLGISSIAATCINLLDFEAPAEYDPSIITLQ; from the coding sequence ATGGTTGAAGCATTGAAGAAGATGGGAAAGATTTCCCGCAAGGGTCCGGTCGTCCTGGTCATCATGGATGGCGTTGGATTTGGCAAATACAAGGATGGCGATGCCGTGGCATCTGCACTCACCGGGAATCTGAACAAGCTGTACAAGTCCAATCCTTGGACGAAACTCAAGGCGCACGGACTTGCCGTCGGCCTCCCCAGTGATGACGATATGGGCAACAGCGAAGTGGGGCACAATGCCATGGGATGCGGAAGAGTCTTTTCCCAGGGTGCAAAGCTGGTGGTGAACTCGATCGAGTCGAAGGCCATGTTTGCCGGTGAGACTTGGAAGAAACTCATCAACAACGCGAAAACGAACAAATCCTCCCTTCATTTCATCGGCTTGCTCAGCGATGGCAATGTCCACTCCCATGTCGACAACCTGAAGGCAATGATCGTGCAGGCAAAAGCGGAAGGAGTCTCCTCTGTCCGCGTTCATGCACTGCTTGACGGTCGTGATGTCGGTGAGGTGAGTGCCCTTGAGTATTTCGATCCGTTTGAGGAGTTTCTCGCTTCTCTCAACGATGCAACCTTTGATGCAAAGATTGCAAGCGGCGGCGGAAGAATGGTCATCACCATGGACCGCTACAATGCAAACTGGAATATGGTGCGCAAGGGCTGGGAAACCCATGTCCTTGGTGAGGGAAGGCAGTTCGATTCAGCCCACCAGGCCATTGAGCAACTGCGCAAGGAGACCAAGGCGATCGACCAGGATCTGCCTCCCTTCGTCATTGCCAAGGATGGCAAGCCGGTGGGTACCATCGAGGATGGGGACAGTGTCATCCTGTTCAACTTCCGCGGGGACCGCGCCCTTGAGATCACCAAGGCTTTTGAGGCTGAAGAGCTGACTGAGTTCGACCGAAAGCGTCGGCCGAAGGTCGAGTACGCAGGCATGATGGAGTATGATGGGGACCTGCATGTTCCTGCCCAGTTCCTGGTGACTCCCCCGGCCATCGACAAGACCATTGCTGAATACCTGTGTGCATCGAAGGTGAAGCAGTTCTCCATCAGCGAGACGCAGAAGTTCGGCCATGTCACCTACTTCTTCAATGGCAACAAGAGCGGTAAGTTTGACGCGAAGCTGGAGGAGTATGTGGAGATTCCCAGTGATATCGTACCGTTCGAGGAGAGACCCTGGATGAAGTGTGCCGAGATTGCGGACCGCGTCATCAAGGAAGTGGAGAGCGGCAAGTGGGATTTCATCAAGCTCAACTTCCCCAACGGTGATATGGTTGGCCATACCGGCATCTTCCAGGCGGTTGTCTGTTCCATGGAGGGTCTCGACCTGCAGATCGGCAGGATCCACAAGGCTGTGATGGAAGCAGGCGGTGTCATGGTGATCACTGCTGACCACGGCAATGCCGACGATATGTTCGAGCATGGCAAGGACGGCAGCGTGCAGTACAAGGAGAACGGGGACCCGAAGGCAAAAACCAGCCACTCGCTCAACCCTGTTCCCTGCATCATCTGCGACAGCAACTATCAGGGTGAGTACTCGACCGAGCTCAAGACGGGATTGGGGATCAGCAGCATTGCGGCAACCTGCATCAATCTGCTCGACTTCGAAGCACCCGCTGAGTATGATCCGAGCATCATAACCCTGCAGTAA